Within the Cinclus cinclus chromosome 27, bCinCin1.1, whole genome shotgun sequence genome, the region CCCAAGCCTGCCCCTAAACCTGCTCCCTTGACCCCAAGCCTGTCCCTAAACCTGCCCCCTTGACCCCAAGCCTGCCCCCCAAGCTTCCCCCCGAGCTGCCCTGCTCACCCATCCTCCCTGCTGGGCGATCCAGCTGGCGATGCGGTTTTGCAGCATGAAGTCCCCGAGGTAGCGGGCGATGCGGCGCAGGAAGCCGCTGACCCCGTGCTGCCACACGTGCATGGCCATGCGGTACCCGAAGGCCAGCAGGGCAATCACCCTGCCCCAGTGGATGCCGCTCTCGAACAGGCTGCAACAAAACCCAAATGATCCCTGAATCCCTGCCCGGAGCTCCCAGCTCGGCGTCCCGGAGCTGCCCAGGTCGGGGGAGATCCAGCAGTGGGGTCAGGACTGAGGAAAGGGCCCCAAGTTCTACCAGGAAAAGCTTAGGTTGGGTATTatggaattttcttttccccctctggaagggttgtccagccctggcacagctacCCAGGCTGGGGGATCCCAAGCAGTATGATCAGGATTGAGGAAACAGCCCCAAGTTCTACCAGGAAACATTTAGTTGGGATATTTGAGAACATCTTTTCACTGGAAGGACTGTCCAGCCCAGGGGATCCCAAGCAGTATGATCAGGATTGAAGAAACAGCCCCAAGTTCTACCAGGAAAAGCTTAGGTTGGGTattatggaattattttttttttccctctggaaggATTGTCCAGCCCAGGGGATCTTGAGCAATATGATTAGGATGAGACGAAACTGCCCCAAGTTCTACCAGGAAACATTTGGATATTATGGAAAGTCTTTTCACTGGAAGGATTGTCCAGCCCAGGGGATCTCAAGCAGTATGATCAGGATTGAGGAAACAGCCCCAAGTTCTACCAGGAAacatttagattggatatttgGGAACATCTTTTCCCTGGAAGGGTTTCCTGGCCTTGGAACAGCTGCCTAACCTAGGGAATCTTGAGCAGTGCAGCCAAGACTGAGGAAATGGCCCCAAACTGTACCAGGAAAagtttaggttgggtattagggaaagtttttttccactggaagggTTCTCCAGCCCAGGGGATCTCAAGCAGTGGGGTCAGAACCAAAGGAAATGGCCCCGAGGTGCACCAGGGAACATTTAGTTTGCatattatggaattttttttctctgttagcATTCTCTAGCCCTGGCAGAGCTACCAGAACACATTCCCTGCACAGATGTAAAGGCCACACGACTGTGGCctttggggacatggtttagtgatggcctggcagtgctggactCCCAGAGGGCtttcccagcccaaaccattgtGTGATTCTGTTGTTGAACACTGGGGATGCTGCACCAGCCCTCGAGGCTCATcccagccacacacacacacacacgtggaGATTTTGTGGCTGGAAGAGGCTCCAGAATTCTCCTCCTACCTCTGCTGCAGGGTTTGGCACTGATTATTGACACCAGGTTTGGAAGGTGCTTTTCCTGGCTTCCagcaagaagggaaaaaaggaatataaaaaaaaataaataaaataaaaagaggaatcTGAGGGCCTGTGGTTCAATCTGATGCCCTGGGCTGGTGGTGGCCTGCAATGAACCTGGGAGAGGGAGTTAGAGCCTGGGAAGGGACACATAGAGCAGGTGGCACAAGGACAGAGACAGGGGCCAATTCAGCTGtatgtgacagggacaggggcaaattcacctgtgtgtgtcaggGAGAAGGATGGGGTTAATTTAATTTACCTgagtgggacagggacaaggacaagggTTAATTTAATTTACCTGAGTGGGACAGGGGTTAATTTAATTTACCtgagtgggacagggacaggggttaatttaatttacctgagtgggacagggacagggacatgagTTAATTTAATTTACCTGAGTGGGACAGGGGTTAATTTAATTTACCtgggtgggacagggacagggacatgggtTAATTTAATTTACCTGAGTGGGACAGGGGTTAATTTAATTTACCtgagtgggacagggacaggggttAATTTAATTTACCTGCATGCACTGcagcctcagccagcacagcttcccggccaggggagcaggaaaaggacaGAAAGGAAGGAGTTAGACACAAacactggagaaaagaaggaattagACACAAACACCGAGTAgaaggcacagggacagggctgtcaCTGGCAGAGGTGTTTGGAGGAGTGACAGGAGCCCAGTGACAGGGAACCAGTGACAGAGAACCCAGTGACAGAGAACCCAGTGACAGGAACCCAGTGACAGGAACCCAGTGACAGGGAACCAGTGACAGGAACCCAGTGACAGAGAACCCAGTGACAGGAACCCAGTGACAGGGAACCAGTGACAGGAACCCAGTGACAGGAACCCAGTGACAGAGAACCCAGTGACAGGAACCCAGTGACAGGAACCCAGTGACAGGGAACCAGTGACAGAGAACCCAGTGACAGAGAACCCAGTGACAGGGACCCAGTGACAGAGAACCCAGTGACAGAGAACCCAGTGACTGAGAACCCAGTGACAGGAACCCAGTGACAGGAACCCAGTGACAGGGAACCCGTGACAGAGAACCCAGTGACAGGAACCCAGTGACAGAGAACCCAGTGACAGGGAACCCAGTGACAGGGAACCCGTGACAGGGAACCCAGTGACAGAGGACCCAGTGACAGGAACCCAGTGACAGGGACCCAGTGACAGAGAACCCAGTGACAGAGAACCCAGTGACAGGGACCCAGTGACAGAGAACCCAGTGACAGAGAACCCAGTGACAGGGACCCAGTGACAGGGACCCAGTGACAGAGAACCCAGTGACAGAGAACCCAGTGACAGGGAACCCAGTGACAGGGACCCAGTGACAGGGACCCAGTGACAGGGAACCCAGTGACAGAGAACCCAGTGACAGAGAACCCAGTGACAGGAACCCAGTGACAGGAACCCAGTGACAGGGAACCAGTGACAGGGAACCAGTGACAGGAACCCAGTGACAGAGAACCCAGTGACAGAGAACCCAGTGACAGGAACCCAGTGACAGGGAACCCAGTGACAGGGAACCCAGTGACAGGGAACCCAGTGACAGAGGACCCAGTGACAGGAACCCAGTGACAGGGACCCAGTGACAGAGAACCCAGTGACAGAGAACCCAGTGACAGGGACCCAGTGACAGGGACCCAGTGACAGAGAACCCAGTGACAGAGAACCCAGTGACAGGGAACCCAGTGACAGGGAACCCAGTGACAGGGAACCAGTGACAGGGAACCAGTGACAGGGAACCCAGTGACAGAGAACCCAGTGACAGGGAACCCAGTGACAGGGACCCAGTGACAGAGAACCCAGTGACAGGGAACCCAGTGACAGGGACCCAGTGACAGAGAACCCAGTGACAGGGAACCCAGTGACAGGGACCCAGTGACAGAGAACCCAGTGACAGGGAACCCAGTGAcctgtcctgcctgtgcctgacGTGGGTGAACATTTCCCCTGCAGACAAAAGCCCTTGGTGTGTCCCTGATCTCAGCGTCCTTGGGAAGTCCTGGCAGGAAGTTATCCAAGTCTGTGCATTCACTCCTCACCTGTCGCTGTCCTTTAGGTGGCTGTCACCTGCATGAGGCGCTGTGTGTCCCCTGCAGGCTCTGTGTGTCATCTGCAAGCTCTGTGTATCACCtgcacagggctctgtgtgtcCCCCGCAGGCTCTGTGTGTCCCCTGCACATGGCTCTGTGTGTCCCCTGCAGGCTCTGTGTGTCCCCTGCACAGGGCACTGTGTGTCCCCCGCAGGCTCTGTGTGTCCCCTGCAGGCTCTGTGTGTCCCCTGCACATGGCTCTGTGTGTCACCTGCACATGGCTCTGTGTGTCCCCTGCACAGGGCTCTGTGTCCCCTGCAGGCTCTGTGTGTCCCCTGCACAGGGCACTGTGTGTCACCTGCACATGGCTCTGCGTGTCCCCTGCAGGCTCTGTGTGTCACCTGCACATGGCTCTGTGTGTCCCCTGCACATGGCTctgtgtgtcccctgcccagggcactgTGTGTCCCCTGCACATGGCTCTGTGTGTCCCCTGCAGGCTCTGTGTGTCCCCTGCACAGGGCACTGTGTGTCCCCTGCACATGGCTCTGTGTGTCCCCtgcacagggctctgtgtgtcCCCTGCAGGCTCTGTGTGTCCCCTGCACAGGGCACTGTGTGTCCCCTGCACATGGCTCTGTGTGTCCCCTGCAGGCTctgtgtgtcccctgcccagggcactgTGTGTCCCCTGCACATGGCTCTGTGTGTCCCCTGCACAGGGCACTGTGTGTCCCCTGCAGGCTCTGCCAGCCCGTGGAGTATCCCCTATCCTGAGGTGTCCGTGtggaccaggctggatggggacTCTGAGCCAGCTCTGAGCAtcttgcctgtggcaggggttGGAGTGAGATGATCTTCAAAAGGTCCCTCCCTAcccaaccattccatgatttctgtCACCATCCCACCTCCAGAGCCTGTGTCTGGGATTGTTCCCcgggctgtcccagcctggagcaagggacagcaggagcagcagcaggggcagagctggttgTGCCCCTGAAGGGgggctgtcccaggtgtcccagggaCATCCCCTGAAGGACCCCAGCCAGCTGGGCAAGGACTGGGATGCCTGGGAGGGGACAATGACACGAGCAGTGcacaggaggaggagcagacaggcagaaaacacaggaaCCATCCCGGGATGTGCGCTGGGAGCTCAGGCAGTTCTGGAGGGTGAAGCTTGAACAGAGTGTGGGTTTAACCCAAAGCACTGACCACACCTGAcctcccttccccttctcctgtgGGGAAAGCCCCCAGGCCACACCAGGAGGTCTTGGAGCTTTACCTGGAGGCGATTTTGGTGAAGTGTTCATAGGCATTGTCGCGGGTGGGCTGCAGGGTCTCCAGGAGGGTGCGGAACTCGGCGTCGTAGCGCCTGTAGATGTCATCACCAATGATGGCCAAGcgctgccccacctggctgctggtgctgctggagtgaGGGAGAGTCAGGCCCGGCTCTGGAGAGTCAGGCCCGGCCCTGGAGAGTCAGGCCAGGCTCAGGGGAGTCAGGCCTGGCTCAGGAGAGTCAGGCCCGGCCCTGGAGAGTCAGGCCAGGCTCAGGGGAGTCAGGCCAGGCTCTGGAGAGTCAGGCCTGGCTCAGGGGAGTCAGGCCCGGCCCTGGAGAGTCGGGCCAGGCTCTGGAGAGTCAGGCCAGGCTCAGGGGAGTCAGGCCCGGCCCTGGAGAGTCAGGCCAGGCCCTGGGGAGTCAGGCCAGGCCCTGGGGAGTCAGGCCTGGCCCTGGGGAGTCAGGCCCGGCCCTGGAGAGTCAGGCCAGGCTCAGGGGAGTCAGGCCAGGCCCTGGAGAGTCAGGCCCGGCCCTGGAGAGTCAGGCCAGGCTCAGGGGAGTCAGGCCCGGCCCTGGAGAGTCAGGCCAGGCTCAGGGGAGTCAGGCCAGGCCCTGGGGAGTCAGGCCAGGCCCTGGAGAGTCAGGCCAGGCCCTGGGGAGTCAGGCCCGGCCCTGGGGAGTCAGGCCCGGCCCTGGGGAGTCAGGCCAGGCCCTGGAGAGTCAGGCCAGGCTCAGGGGAGTCAGACCTGGCTCAGGGGAGTCAGGCCAGGCTCAGGGGAGTCAGGCTTGGCTCAGCAGTGCATTCTGAGCTCAGGATGAGGGTTGGGAGCAGGGATTTACCTCTCCAGGTCCTGCTGGAGTTGCTCGATCTCCGGGTCGGGCGGCAGCTCTGCCCCTTGCTCCTGGCGCTCCTGCTGGTAGCGGTAGAAGGCGTAGCTCTGGAACACCTCCTCGGCCTCCTCCGCCACGCGCCCTTCTGCAGAGGCACAAGGCACAGCACTCATGGCACAGCCTCCTCTGCCTCCACTCTCACATTTGGGAGAGGCCATTCCCTCATTGTCACCCCAAGTTGGCACTGGTTTTGTTAACGCAAGCCCTTCGTGGCAGTCCCACAAAATGCTCTCCAGACCTACATAAACGTCTCTGTTCCCACATAACCTTCTCCAGACCCACATATATCCCCTCAAAATTGTCTCCAGTCACACACACCTGTCTCTGCACCCTCACAACCCTCTCCAGACCCCACATGTTTCCACCCTATGtccccatttccatttccataaCCATTTCCAGACCTGCACATGTGTCCCTGTGCCCGCACAACCAGTTCCAGACCCACACGTGTCCCCACAAAATGCTCTCCAGATCCACACATCTGTCCTTGTTCCTACAGAACCATCTCCAGACCCAGAcacgtgtccctgtccccacagtcTCAGGGACACGGCCAGTGTcccccctgcagcagggagcccCCAGAGAGGCATTCCAACCCCACAGTGACCAATCCCTCATCACACACATCCCATGGCTCCAGGGAAAGCACTTCCTCTGGATTAGAGCTCAGTTTCAGCTGCTCCAGAAGCACCTGGAGAGGGACAGTGGCTCCCAGAGCCCCACTGAGTGACCCCACAAGGGACACCGTTCTTCTCAGGTTCTTTTCCAAGATAAAAATTTGTTGGGGACAAAAGTGGTGGGGCAGGATGAGAACTCAACTCCTTTCACAGAGCACCCAGACACTGCCCAGGTacaggaggtgccagggcaggggcaggatcCTGCAAGActgtggatttgggggatcTCCCCATCCTTGGGGGGCAGCATCTCCATTAGCAGCTCCACAGCAACCAAACCCTGTCCCACCATCCCATAAATCCAGACTGGCCATGCATAAATCCAGAACCTGCATTTCCAACCTGAGATcttcctgcccagggctgggaaatgaggacacagctgtgctggcagtgctgccccaCAAAccccatccccaaaatccccaaatcacACCAAATCCTCCTCATAGGGTTTTCCAGATGATCCCACCTCCCTGTCCTGTGCTCAGGTTacaccagcagagctgaagggaAAGGACAACTCCTGTCACTGTTTCCAtgggttgttttctgttttcagacacCAGTTTGTTTGGTGGCAAACAAATCCTTTCCCTTCTGGGAACCGGGAGTTAGTGACGCTCCAGGGAGAGCCAGAAAATGAAACCAACTGAGTCAGAGTTTCAGGGAGAGGAGGGCAAACACTCGGCCAGAAGAGGAAATCTCTGCATAAAAATAATCCCTGGGTTTGGTATCCCCAGGAGCTATTTTTAGTAACACTAGGACAGGAGGACACCCCCACCCCTTCCCACAGGTGCTACCGCCAGCACCCACTGGGATTGTCCTGGGATTTCTCCTACTCAAGGATCTGGATCAGGGTTTGCCTGGTGgattcccagtgccagcagtgcccagaggAGGTTTGGAGCAGCTTGGAGATCTCTGGAAGAGAGGAACTGCTCCGTGTCTGCTCCACCTCTGCTCCACATctgctccctccatccccagctTACTCAGCACTGGGATccacagcacaggctgcactGCCCGGACCCAGAGAACCCCAAACATTCAACACTTGCATTTCTGTGTGAGATCCTGTACTTCTCACTGCTCCCATcgcctgggagcagctgtgctgtgggaaaAACTCTGGCCATAAATCTCCATCAGCCCTACACACCCAAACAACACTACTAGGCAGTGACAGGGACTGGTgaaacttggggaaaaaaaatccatcccttgGAGCCCAGGAGATGGGGATCAACTCCCTGCACAGAAGGAGATTCCAgcctggaaacagaaaacagccCCAGGAAGCGAGAGCAGCCTCTGGAGATTTCTGCCCCAGGGAAGCCCAGCTCACTCACTGCAGCTGCAATTTCAGTGTGGGATGagcagctgggtttggggttgatCCCACTGAGCTGGGTGGTTCCTATCATCCATTAACAGCGATTCCATGAAGGATCCAAGGGTGATCAGGGTGACCCCTGCACTGTGCTGGTGTACtcctgctggagagcagagatcCCAGACAGGGGGATGGACACCTGCCATGCCCGAGGAATCTGCACAGCACAAAaccttcccctccctctgctcttTAGGACCAGCACCTTCCCAGcctgaggaggagcagcatcCCCAAAGTGCCTCCCTGAAGAGctgaggagcagcctgggctgtgaGAAAGGATAAATCATCCCTCAGAAAGGGAGATTTTCTGCTCCAGGTCCTGAACTGGGCCAAGGAAAGCTGCTGTGAATCTGGTGTTGAtgagcagagctgttcctgttCCATCATACACTGGCAGAAGGAGGAAGCTCCCCACTTCATCCTAAAAACACCAGGAGAGGAAGGTGCTCCCCAGCCTTGGCACAAACAGCAGCACCTTGGCCATGCCCAAGCCGAGGAGAACCAGGGCTCACAGCAATGCCCAAGCAAATCCCTGAGCAGGAGAGAAATCTCTGCTGCATCCAGAGGCAAACAAGCAGAGCCCCAGATGAAATCCAGGCTCAATCCCTGCCACAAATCCTCTCTCCACCCCTCAATCCCACAGTGGAAGCTGCATATCCCTACTCCCACTGCGGCACACAAGTGCCAATTCCAATTCCACCTCCAAATTCCAGAGGTGGAATTCCTCCTGACTCCCCCTGAGTTTTGGGAAGCAGAAGGATGCTGGGACTGTCACTAAGTGTCTAAGAAAACAGGAACTGGGGCTGTGACCCAGCATGCTCAGAGCTCAGGGCCTGATTTCTTACTGGTTTTCACATCAGCATCTGACTGGCCTCAACAGGAAATCATCAAACAGCTGCTCCTGTTTGTGGATTTTTGTACCTCCTGGACTCTGACACGACAAGGATGGGGTATTTTCCTTCCAGTGCCACCACAGGGCCTGGCActgagagaggaagaggagagcagGCAATAGCAGAGCAGAAGTCCCATTGTCAGGGCAGAGCCAGATCTGGGCTGAGCTCCCCTGCCCCAGTTCCCACACTGACAGAGCTGACTCAGCTGATTTACCCTCCTcacctgcccagcagcaccGGGAATCACACTTCATCCTgttgggatgagctgggagctgagggTTTTTCCAGGTTCCTGtcagccccattcccagtttcACCCATTaaccagggcagggctgggctgggctgggctcacaCGAGGACAGAGTGACCTAGCTCATCAacactgccctg harbors:
- the BAK1 gene encoding bcl-2 homologous antagonist/killer, with translation MASGSEWNPPRVEAHRGSHRRRLSSEGRVAEEAEEVFQSYAFYRYQQERQEQGAELPPDPEIEQLQQDLESSTSSQVGQRLAIIGDDIYRRYDAEFRTLLETLQPTRDNAYEHFTKIASSLFESGIHWGRVIALLAFGYRMAMHVWQHGVSGFLRRIARYLGDFMLQNRIASWIAQQGGWGAALHRYNEVCIKYVLVAAVVVLGHLVVQRFFTS